In a single window of the Atlantibacter hermannii genome:
- the yciT_2 gene encoding HTH-type transcriptional regulator — protein MNDRQQRILQYVTDNQRVAVAELAGITGVSVVTVRHDLNYLEQGAYLKREHGFAVAADNDSVDTRMRSNFQTKKSLAEYAASLIDEGETVFIENGSTNAILARLLAQARSITVITASVHIANLLRESRCEVILLGGVLQKRSESMVGPLARLALEQVHFSKAFIGIDGYHADTGFTGRDMMRAEIVATALRKCACNYVLTDSTKFGEIHPHSLGELFLIHEVITDAHLPVLFRQQLEHDGVRYTLIDEK, from the coding sequence ATGAACGATCGACAACAGCGCATTTTGCAATATGTCACCGACAATCAACGCGTCGCTGTCGCCGAACTGGCGGGAATAACCGGCGTTTCCGTGGTGACTGTTCGCCACGATCTTAACTACCTGGAGCAGGGCGCCTATCTCAAGCGCGAGCACGGTTTTGCCGTCGCGGCTGATAATGACAGCGTGGATACGCGTATGCGCAGTAATTTCCAGACTAAAAAATCTCTCGCAGAGTATGCCGCGTCGCTGATTGATGAGGGGGAAACCGTTTTTATCGAGAACGGCAGCACCAATGCGATTTTGGCCCGGTTATTGGCACAAGCGCGCAGCATCACGGTGATCACCGCCAGCGTGCATATCGCGAATTTACTGCGAGAAAGCCGCTGCGAGGTGATTTTGCTGGGCGGCGTGCTGCAGAAGCGAAGTGAAAGTATGGTCGGACCGTTGGCGCGGCTGGCGTTGGAACAGGTGCATTTTTCAAAGGCTTTTATCGGCATTGATGGTTATCACGCTGATACCGGTTTTACCGGGCGCGATATGATGCGTGCGGAGATCGTGGCCACCGCGCTACGCAAGTGCGCATGTAATTATGTGCTAACAGACAGTACTAAGTTTGGCGAGATTCATCCCCATTCGCTTGGTGAACTTTTTCTGATTCATGAAGTGATTACGGATGCGCATTTGCCTGTGCTTTTTCGCCAGCAGCTTGAGCACGATGGTGTGCGTTATACTCTGATTGATGAGAAATGA